The sequence GCCTGCGGGCACTCTATCAGTCCGTTGGCAGCCTCCAACCGGTCGATATAAGGCTTCAGTTCGGCAGCAAACTGCTCGTCGTAGATGCCCTGTATGGGCGGCTCGTCGTCGTCATCATCGTTGCGGATGATGGTGGCCACATCCAGTCGGCCCACGGTACCATCGTTCACCATCTTATAGAAGAACTTACGGGCGTTTGGCGGCGTGGTGCTGGCGTTAAAGTTCCATCTGAGCGGAGCAATACCACTCACGCTATCGGCACCCACGCGCTCCTGACCAGCCAGCGAATTATCAAAGGCCTTACGTATCAGCAGCCCCACCTCATCTACCGAGTTTTTCGATGTCACCTTCTTCAGCGCCTCTACCTCATCTACGATGGTAAAAATGTAGCGCTGCCCGTTGTTGTGGGCATCCACTATGCGCTGGTTAAACACGGCATCGGTCAGGTTATCAATCAGCATCTGTATGCAGATATCAGCGGGGCGCGGGTCTTTTTTCTGCTTGCCGGTGGGGTTCTTGCGTTTCCACTCGGCCTCACGCTCGCGGTTGGGCTGGTCGCGCTGTCGGATGTCCTCCATGATGTAATCGATGGGCTTTTTGATGCTGCCCTTACCGATGGATTGGCGACCCACCAGCAGATTCATAAACGTGGCCTCGTGCTCCACGTTGTCCCAATAGCGGAATTTCACACCGTGCAGATGCGCACCCAGCGCAGGAAATACCGCACTGGCCACGGCTGGTTTGTAATACCATGGCACGTTTTTGGTTAGCAGCTTTATCAGCGGTGGCAGCTTTTTGGGCATGGGTGGCGGTGCGGTCATGGTGCCGCCACAGGCCTTGATGCCTGCCTGCGATTTAAGTGCTTGCAGCACCTGTTTCAGTCGGTACGGCATACCCTTACGCGGTTCTTTCAGGGCGTTCTCGATGGTTTTCTGATACTCGTCCATATCGTCCTGGGTGCAGGTGCCATCAGGTGCAGCCCAGTAGTTGGGTATCACCTGCATCAGCTGCTCCAGATCGTAGCCGCAGATGCTGCGGATGGTAACGGCCAGCTCGAAGGTAAGCGCATTCCTATCGCCCACCGTAGGCACCTTGCCGCCATTGTACAGCTCCCAGTACTTGGCAATAATCTCGCCAAACGCCATGCCGTTGTAATCTTTTTGCAACGGAATACAGGACTTTAGGATTTTTCCTTCGTGCGTTGTCGTGACTGGGGACTGGTACCTGTCACAGGATGTGACTGGCCCTGTCCCCTGTCGCGAGAGGTAACCGATGTTTTCGAACTGTCACACTGTATCACTGTATCAACCTGTTCGGCCTCCTCAAATATCGCATCATCCAGATACAGCAGTTCGGCCTCTGTTGTAGTAAAGAACACGCGGGTGATGTCCTTGGCCCCACTATCATAAGCTACAGATATCAACTCACTCGCCCATTTCAGGTTCTCCTCCTGACTCAGTTCGGGCCTTCGCGCAAACACCAGGTGGTAGCCACCGCCACGGGCACTCTCCTCCATCATCTTCAATCCCAGCTCATCTTTCTTGCCCAGGATGCGCTCACGAACGGCAGGCATTTCATCGGGTGTCAGGTGGTCGATATCCATACCCACGGTGGTGCTCATACGGGTGCTGCCCTTCAGGCTGCCATCCTCGTTAGGTAAGCAGCTGTAGTTCATCTGCAGCAGCTTGTGTTTCAAAGTCTCCTCGCCATTGCGGATACGCGCCACCAACTGCTGCTGCTCGCCACCATTTCGCAAAGCCAGATACTCCTCTCTCGTTAGGACGGGACGCATCATCTTCGCCCCATCCTTTATATAAATTACATGTACACTCATAGTTTTTCATTTTTTTTGCAACGGATAACAGGACTTTACGATTTTTCTAATCAATCTTGTCAGTCCTGTAGTCCGTTGCTAAATTTATTTATCAGAAATTGGGGTATCCCAGTTTTGCGTTCAGGAATCTCACGCCATCAAGGGTCCAGGTCATGTAAACCTTTACCTTCTTCTGGCCCTTTAAACTATAGGATACGTGCGTGCGCAGGCGTGTAAGGTTGCGGTCGGCCAGATCGTCGCTGATGTTCCAATGCCCATCGCGGCGGTACTGTATGCCCATATCGCGCAGTATGGCGTTAAAGTCGTAGGTAGTCATGTTAAACGTCTTAGCCACCTGCGTAGCCGTCAGCGTATCCTCGGCGGGCTCGTTCAGCATGCGCAACCCCTCGCCGATAATCTCATCGGCCAGCGCCAGAATCTTCTTCGGACTTGGCAGTGCCAGCTGCTGCTTACGTTCCAGCTCCTGCAGTTCCAAGTGTTCCCAGCGCAGCACCAACTTGGCACGCTGCTCATCGTTAAACTTCGTGGCGATGTAGAGGCACTCGGTTTTGGTTAGCTGATAGCAGGGGGCGTGACGAACGGCACCATTGCCGATTTTTACCTCTCGGAACATCAGCGCAAATTTTCGCCCATGTACTTTTTCCCAGGCCGGCTCCATGTTTCGGATAGCCTTCATTAAGTCTTTGTGTTGCTTACCTGTCAGCTCAGCAATTTCGAGCGACGTAATTGTTTGTACCTTATTAATATTTATAATCTGTGTCATAATTTTGAGTTGTTTAAGCGAGAAGAAGTTTCGGAAATCCGATGGCCATCTTCACGTGAAGACTTCCTCTGCTCCAACTCATGGGTTTTACATTATTTATTAAGCTTTACGATATCAGTGCAAAGTATCTCTTGGAACACTTGGTTCTGATATTCGTGAGTAGAGAAACGAAGTGTGGCTGCCACCACATCACCTTCGTAGAACCTGCACGCCGCCAGATTGCCCAGCATAGCGCACACATACTCGTTTTCGAACTTTGATCCACCCATCTCGCGCAGCACAATGTTGCACTTCTGGATGGTACCGTTTTCTGTTTTCGACGACTGTACGCCAAAGGCCTCGCCCTGGCGTACTACTTTTAAAATTTTTGTTTCCATAATTACAAAAATGTTGTGTAAGGTTTGTATTTACCATACCCTTTGCGTTTATAAATTGGTTTGTATCAGCATGTCAAAGAACGTGCAAACCGAATACAAAGCGAAAGCTTGCTTTCAGGCTTTGTTGAGGTGCAGCCGTTTTTCGAGGTGCAGCCTCAATGAGCACCGTCAATCAATGTTTGACGCTGCAAAGATAGGCACAAAAAAGAGGTGCATGAAACAATGCCATGCACCTCTGTAGGTAATTCTGTAAGTTCTGTAACTTATTCTGTAAGAGTTTGTAGTTTTAGCCGCTTGCTTACCTCGTTTTTATAGGCATCAACCAGCCGCAACACACGCTGCTTTGCCCCCTGCTGTTCCCATTTACCAACGGCCAGTCGCATGTAGGGATTATGCCGAAAGGTGTTAGATATCAGTCCCTCTACACAACCGAAGTCGCGCTCAAACTGACTCATATTGTCAGCATACTGAAAGCAATCGCGGCACACCCCGAAGATAACAGCCATCGAGCTGTCACCCCAAAAGAAATCGCGAACCTCGTCCACACTCTCCACTAGCATCTTCACCTCGGGCACATCACTCTGCTGGGACATCACCTGATGGTCGCCCACGCGCACCTGCGCCTTATCTACCGAAAGATTCACCACCTCGTTGTCGTGAATGTCGACATACGATCCTTGCACATAAATATTATTTCCTGCCATAGTTTTTATAGTTTTATATACGGGTTACACTACTGTTATCGTGGATGTCGTTATAGTTGCCAGCCACATTCACCACCTTGGGTTCCAACTGCTCATCATCGAGATGCGAAAGTTCCTCCATAATATCCTCGGGAAAATCCATCTGGGCACTGGCACACAACTCGGTAAACACCATTTTGGCAGCCTCGCGCTTAGCCAGATTCTTGCGCTTTGATATCTTGAGATAGCTGCGCATAGCCTTCAGGATATCGACTTGCGGCGATTTGCGCGCCACCCCGGCAGATAGTTTATTAAGCTCCGACAGTTTTACCTCGGCGGCTTGGCGTTGGGCCCTCTCGTCCTGCAGTTCGCTGTTAAGACGGTCGATTTTCGTGAGCAGCTCGTCTGTCAGTTCCATCAGTCGCACCAGGTTCAGTTTCTGTTCCAGTTTCTCTTTCATTTGCTCGATGTCGTTTTCGAGCATGCGCCTGGCACCATCCTGCCAAGCTTTCAAGTCTTCGTAATTCTGTTCCATATTCTTTTTTAGTTTTGAGATTTAATGATATCCGATACCAGCTCGTTGAGAGCCATGATCAGAACGGTTATGAAAAATACATTTGCCATAATTATTTGATATATTTGTTTGATAAAATTTGGTTTTGGTTGCAAAATAAAAAACGAGATGTATCAGAACGCGATACACCTCGAATATTTTAATATCTTTTAAGACCTTCGGCAAATTTCTGCCGCATCTGTTCGCGCACATCGGGCGGCGACAGCACCTCGATGCCAGCACCGTGAGATAGCAGCTGACTCAGGAAATCGTGCGTAGGACGGATATCAAACGTAAAGTCGGCATAGCTTTCGGCAGTGGCCACCTCGCGTTGTGAGTGGTGCAACGGCAGGGTGCGCAGGTAGTTGGGTGTGTAATCGTAAGCGCGTATCACCACATGGGCCATGGGCGTGTCGGTAGTCAACACACCGAAGTATTCCGAAAAATAATCCTGAGGCGAGAAATCGTCGGGCATTTCGAACAAATCATCTGTAGTTGAGAGCTCCGATATGCGATCGAGCGCATAGATGCGCAGCTGCTGCTCATCGTTCAGCGCCAGCAGGTACCAGCGCTGGTGAAACAGCTTCAGGGCGTAGGGACACACCGTTTTTACATAGCCCTCGCCATTAAACTTCTGGTAGCCCATACGCAGGCGGCGGCCCGTGTGGAAAGCGTGTATGATAGTGCTGAGATACTCGGCCCCAGAGGGGATGTTCTCAAGCACCATACGCTCTTTCAAGCCCACACTCTCGGCCAGCACACCATGCACCGAGAGCGTATTGTACAGCCAGTGCGCAATGCTACCATTGGCAAGCACATCGGCATTTCGGATACTATATTTATAAGTAGATGAGTCGGCCTCGATGATGATGCCGAACATGTCGAAGATGGAGCGGCGATGACGGGTAAGCGTGCTGCGCGTTAGCTGATTACCGTCGGTAACCCCATCATCACGCCACTTGCGGTCCAGTTCGTCAAGTGTTAGCGCACGGTGCACCTTAAGCGTGTTGATAAGCCAAATATACTGGTGAAAAATCTGAGCTGGTTTCATGCCTGCAAAGGTACAGTTTTTCTTTGGATTATTACGATTTTGGCCGTATTATTTCTTTGGATTTTCCCAAATAACAAAAAAAGTGCCCCTCGCCTCGCGACGAAGGGCACTTGAACTTAGAATTACGATAACGTTTATTTTGTAATAATCAATCGTTCCAATCACCAACGGCAGTCCAGGTTGCCCAGGTTGAAGGCATTAATGCATCCCAGCTTGCTTTATTTGTTGTAGTGGTGTGCAACTTAGCACCAGTTGCCGTGCAACCATCGAACATTTGATAACATTCATGATTCAAACTTGTATATGCAGCCTTCACATAAGCAGTGGTCAGGCTGCTGCAGCCATAGAACATTCTATTGTAGCAGTCTCCTTTCAGCTCCGTGGCGGGCAGGGCGGGTGCTGTAGTCAGGCTGCTGCAGTAACTGAACATGCCAGAGTAGCAGTACTCCTTCAGCGTCGTGGCGGGCAGCGCGGGCGCTGTGGTCAGGCTGCTGCAGTTATAGAACATACTATTGTAGCAGTTGTCGGCCAGGGCCGTGGCGGGCAGCGCGGGCGCTGTGGTCAGGCTGCAGCCCTGGAACATAGCATAGTAGCAGTACTCCTTCAGCGTCGTGGCGGGCAGCGCGGGTGCTGTAGTCAGGCTGCTGCAGCCATAGAACATGCCATAGTAACAGAAGGTGGCCAGCGTCGTGGCGGGCAGCAGCAGGCCGCTGGCGTCGGTCAGTTTGGCGTTAGTATCGAATAATAAGGTGAAAGAAGCCCACCCCGTCAGCGTGATGTTTGTGGCAAAATTTGTCTCGTCCACCAGACTCATGATGTTGCCATACACTTTTATATCAGCCGTGCCGCCAGTAATCGTGGTGCCGTCATAACTTGTAATAGTGGTGCCGTTTCCATAGAACGCTACCTTGTCGCCTACAGCCACGTCGATAGGAGTGCCGTCAGGTACAGCCGTCTTAGCGCCACCGTTCAGCGAATACTGCATGCCTGCCTGCGGATACGAAACCTTAATCGTTCCAGCCGTGAGTGCCTCCAGTGTGAGCGGTGTGCTCAGCGTTGGAACAATGGTTACCTCAACAGCCGAAGCAGCAATCTCGCTGTCATTATAGCCAGTGTTACCCTTGGCGTAGTACCATACGTAGTAGGTGCCTACCCCGAGGTTTGCTGCCGTGGGCACTGTGGCACTGAAGCCATCGGTAGTGGTGGGCTTCGCGTTAGTCTCAGTCACCTGATACATCATCGTGCCGCCATCGGCCACGCCTGCTGTAACAAGGGCTGTGGTTGAGCCAGTTACGATGTAGCCCGCTGTAGCCTTCGGAGCGGTGGTGATAGTAGCAGCTGGGAGGGTGGCTGGTTTAACCGTCAACTTGTATGATTTTGAATCGGCCTGGAAAATCTTTTTGCCGCCGGTGCTGTAGCCAGTGGCCGTAGCGGTGATGGTGGCTTCGCCTTCGGCAATGGCGGTCACCATGCCCTCGCCATCAACGGTGGCTACCTTGGTATCGCTCGAGGTATATTCCACCACGGCTGTGATCACCGAGATGGCCTTGCGCCTGTAGGTGTCGCCTACCTTGATTGTTACAGGCTTGTCGCTCATAGAGAGATAAGCCGGTGTGGGATTGTCTTCGCTGGCGAAGATGTCGTCGCAAGCCGTAAAGAGCACAGCCAGGCAGCACATCAGCGATGCCTGCAGCAGTCTTGAAATACTTTTCTTTGTCATGATTGATCGTTTTAGAGAATTATTATATGTTATTACGTAAAAATTTCTTTATCATCAGATATCGGCTACAAAGGTAAAAAATTTTCAGCTGCTTTCACCCTCCACTGAGTTAAATCTTGTTAATCTGATAGATGTTTCTAAGTTTCGTAGCACAAAAAAAACGCCGACATCCCTTTAAAATAAGCAGATATCGGAGAGAGAAAAAACAACAGGTTGATACAGTGTTACAGTGTGACAGTTAGAAAAACGAGGGTGTGATGGTGCAAAAGTATATCTATATTATTATATATATAAATATATATAATAATATAGCAGTATATACAGCAAGGGAGGGGCGAGAATTTTAACTGTCACACTGTATTTTTGTGCGGATGATTCGTGAACCGCAATCAAAATATCGTACCTTTGCAGTGTTGAAATGAAATGAGACTGATGGCGGCCGCGCGCGGCAAAAATATTTCCCACGTGCACTAAGAAATTCTCCCACACGAGGGCGCTAGAAGCTCATTAAACATGAAACATTAAACATTAAACATTAACTATTAAAATTATTTTTACAAACTTAAAATTTAGCATTATGGCACTGAAAGTTAAAGCACAGGAAAAGTTGCAGAAGATTGGCAAGTATGAGGGTACTTATCGCTACATCATGATGCCGGAGTTGTACACCTCTCTCAGTCAGGACAAGGTGATTAAGGAGGCTGCCCTGCGCAGCGGAGTTAGCAAGGGTATTATGCAGGCCTGCTGGGATGCGGCTGGCGAAGTGATTAAGGCTTGGGCCACAGAGGGTCACTCGGTTGCGCTGCCAGGTTTGGGAACCATGCGATTCGGTATCCGCGCCAAGAGTGTAGCCAAGGTGGACGAGGTGAAAGCCGGACTGGTAACCAGTCGCCGCATTATCTTCACCCCAGCGGTGGATCTGAAGGAGGAGCTGGCAGGCACGGCCATCCAGATTACCTGCTACGACCGCGATGGCAAGGAGATTAAGCGCGTGACCAGTACCGACCCAGGTACGGTTGAGGATCCCGATCAGCCATCGAATGGCGGAAATACCAGCGGCGGTGGTAATACCGGTGGCAACGGTGGAAACCACAACGAACCGATCGGAGACTAAGGGCTGGGGCTTAGGCCCCACCCTATCCATTGACCATTGACCATTAAACATTAAACATTAAAAGCTATGACAAAGAAAGAAACATTGAAGTTTATCGTGCAGATGATTGCAAGTATCGCAACGGCGATAGTAACGGCGCTGGGCGCGACATCGTGTATGGGCGCCATGTAAAATAGCCAAGGACCTGCACTTGCGCGGCCCGCCACGCATACTGCAGCAGGCTCTATTACCCTCAGGTTTCAAATCGAAGCCTGGGGGGATTTTTTGCAGCCCTATAAATTATCCCAACGGTTACAATAGGGCTCAAGTATTTTGAGGGGAACCTGAAGTTCGGTGGCCGTTGCTCGCCAATCTTTAATGGCGGTACGTACCTGATCTATGATTTCAGAGGCCTCCTGCTGT is a genomic window of Xylanibacter ruminicola 23 containing:
- a CDS encoding smalltalk protein, with product MTKKETLKFIVQMIASIATAIVTALGATSCMGAM
- a CDS encoding DNA-binding protein; translated protein: MALKVKAQEKLQKIGKYEGTYRYIMMPELYTSLSQDKVIKEAALRSGVSKGIMQACWDAAGEVIKAWATEGHSVALPGLGTMRFGIRAKSVAKVDEVKAGLVTSRRIIFTPAVDLKEELAGTAIQITCYDRDGKEIKRVTSTDPGTVEDPDQPSNGGNTSGGGNTGGNGGNHNEPIGD
- a CDS encoding helix-turn-helix transcriptional regulator, with product MKPAQIFHQYIWLINTLKVHRALTLDELDRKWRDDGVTDGNQLTRSTLTRHRRSIFDMFGIIIEADSSTYKYSIRNADVLANGSIAHWLYNTLSVHGVLAESVGLKERMVLENIPSGAEYLSTIIHAFHTGRRLRMGYQKFNGEGYVKTVCPYALKLFHQRWYLLALNDEQQLRIYALDRISELSTTDDLFEMPDDFSPQDYFSEYFGVLTTDTPMAHVVIRAYDYTPNYLRTLPLHHSQREVATAESYADFTFDIRPTHDFLSQLLSHGAGIEVLSPPDVREQMRQKFAEGLKRY
- a CDS encoding Ig-like domain-containing protein translates to MTKKSISRLLQASLMCCLAVLFTACDDIFASEDNPTPAYLSMSDKPVTIKVGDTYRRKAISVITAVVEYTSSDTKVATVDGEGMVTAIAEGEATITATATGYSTGGKKIFQADSKSYKLTVKPATLPAATITTAPKATAGYIVTGSTTALVTAGVADGGTMMYQVTETNAKPTTTDGFSATVPTAANLGVGTYYVWYYAKGNTGYNDSEIAASAVEVTIVPTLSTPLTLEALTAGTIKVSYPQAGMQYSLNGGAKTAVPDGTPIDVAVGDKVAFYGNGTTITSYDGTTITGGTADIKVYGNIMSLVDETNFATNITLTGWASFTLLFDTNAKLTDASGLLLPATTLATFCYYGMFYGCSSLTTAPALPATTLKEYCYYAMFQGCSLTTAPALPATALADNCYNSMFYNCSSLTTAPALPATTLKEYCYSGMFSYCSSLTTAPALPATELKGDCYNRMFYGCSSLTTAYVKAAYTSLNHECYQMFDGCTATGAKLHTTTTNKASWDALMPSTWATWTAVGDWND
- a CDS encoding phage regulatory protein/antirepressor Ant; translated protein: MTQIININKVQTITSLEIAELTGKQHKDLMKAIRNMEPAWEKVHGRKFALMFREVKIGNGAVRHAPCYQLTKTECLYIATKFNDEQRAKLVLRWEHLELQELERKQQLALPSPKKILALADEIIGEGLRMLNEPAEDTLTATQVAKTFNMTTYDFNAILRDMGIQYRRDGHWNISDDLADRNLTRLRTHVSYSLKGQKKVKVYMTWTLDGVRFLNAKLGYPNF